Proteins from a genomic interval of Chryseobacterium indologenes:
- a CDS encoding BamA/TamA family outer membrane protein — MSKMFHTYCKYLLASGLASTVISCSNTRFLKEGQMLYTGAEVKIENDTISKQEKKDLQSALEDNLRPKPNSTFLGLRPKLYFYNIAKEPKKDKGFNYWLKYKVGEKPVLLGDVDREFNKDIIENYSENKGYFNAKATYDTVSKNKRAKVIYTVRPGARYMIDGVKFQKDSTLINQEIQNLTERTLLKNGKPFDLDVIKSERERIDSRLKERGFYYFHPDNIIVQADSTVSKNHKVELNVKLKDNTPALATQQFSIDKVVVFPTYNIQDVKDGKYSIPMDKDSLSKYAFDDIYVIDPQHKFKPKIFDRALYFKKGDLYNRSNHNLTLNRLISLGVFKFVKNEFITSDSINHKFDAYYLLTPRQIQSLRLEALGRTNSANYGGGELNLNWTHRNFFKGAEQFKAAIYGAFDFQMGGPKDANNIFRGGANVQLSIPRIVAPFRFNSSSAFVPRTNITLGYEFQNRTRYYTLNNFTGSFGYVWKENIRKEHELKVIDITLVSPAKVTDAYNALAEKNDAMKRVVKEQLIFGPTYSYTYTNTMLPRKNTFYYKGTLDLAGNITGLVTGANVKKDKQKEIFGIPFSQYAKIENDLRFYHKFTEKTSLATRLIAGIAYPYGNSDFVPFSKQFFSGGSNSIRAFRARTLGPGSFDPRTLPEGGFFDQSGDIKLELNAEYRANLYKFLNVAAFVDAGNIWLINSDENRPGAKFSKDFLQEVAVGAGVGLRLDFSILILRLDLAMPLRVPYYEKGDRWTFDKINFGDPSWRKDNLILNIAIGYPF; from the coding sequence ATGAGTAAAATGTTCCATACATATTGTAAGTATCTGTTGGCTTCCGGACTGGCATCCACAGTGATTTCCTGTAGCAATACGCGATTTTTGAAAGAGGGTCAGATGCTATACACTGGTGCTGAAGTAAAAATTGAAAACGACACGATATCGAAACAGGAAAAAAAAGATCTTCAGTCAGCACTGGAAGATAACCTCAGGCCTAAACCTAATTCTACATTTCTGGGATTACGTCCTAAATTATATTTCTACAATATTGCCAAAGAGCCTAAAAAAGACAAAGGGTTTAATTACTGGCTAAAGTATAAGGTAGGTGAAAAGCCGGTTCTACTAGGCGATGTAGACCGTGAATTCAATAAAGATATTATTGAAAATTATTCTGAAAATAAAGGATACTTCAATGCTAAAGCAACGTATGATACCGTTTCTAAAAATAAGAGAGCAAAAGTAATTTATACGGTAAGACCCGGTGCGAGGTATATGATCGATGGAGTCAAATTTCAGAAAGACTCTACTCTTATCAATCAGGAAATTCAAAATCTGACAGAAAGAACTCTGTTAAAAAATGGAAAACCTTTTGATCTGGACGTCATCAAATCTGAGCGCGAAAGAATTGACAGCAGGCTAAAGGAAAGAGGTTTTTATTACTTCCATCCTGATAATATTATTGTTCAGGCAGACAGTACCGTCAGCAAAAATCATAAAGTAGAACTCAACGTAAAGCTTAAAGATAATACGCCTGCTCTGGCTACTCAACAATTCAGCATTGATAAAGTAGTTGTATTCCCTACTTACAATATTCAGGATGTAAAAGATGGGAAATACAGCATCCCTATGGACAAGGATTCACTTTCGAAATATGCTTTTGATGATATTTATGTGATTGATCCGCAGCATAAGTTTAAACCAAAAATCTTTGACCGGGCTTTATATTTTAAAAAGGGCGATTTGTATAACCGTTCCAATCATAATCTTACGTTAAACCGTTTGATCAGCCTTGGAGTTTTTAAATTTGTGAAAAATGAATTCATCACTTCCGACTCTATAAATCATAAATTTGATGCCTATTATTTACTGACACCGAGACAGATTCAATCGTTGCGACTTGAAGCACTTGGGAGAACCAACTCTGCTAACTACGGTGGTGGTGAACTTAATCTGAACTGGACCCACAGAAACTTCTTCAAAGGGGCAGAGCAATTTAAAGCGGCAATCTATGGAGCTTTTGATTTTCAGATGGGAGGGCCGAAGGATGCCAATAACATTTTCCGTGGAGGAGCCAACGTACAGCTTTCCATTCCACGAATTGTAGCACCTTTCCGTTTTAATTCTTCCAGTGCGTTTGTACCACGAACCAATATCACATTGGGATATGAATTCCAGAACCGTACCCGATACTATACCCTGAACAACTTTACCGGATCATTCGGCTATGTTTGGAAGGAAAATATTAGAAAAGAACACGAACTGAAGGTAATTGATATCACCTTGGTTTCTCCGGCTAAAGTTACAGATGCTTATAATGCACTGGCTGAAAAGAATGATGCCATGAAAAGAGTTGTTAAGGAACAGCTTATTTTCGGTCCTACTTATTCTTATACCTATACCAATACCATGCTTCCGAGGAAGAATACCTTTTATTATAAGGGGACTCTTGATCTGGCAGGAAATATTACAGGGCTTGTTACCGGTGCCAATGTTAAAAAAGATAAGCAAAAAGAAATTTTCGGAATCCCTTTCAGTCAATATGCCAAGATTGAGAATGACTTAAGGTTTTATCATAAATTTACTGAGAAAACCTCTCTTGCCACCCGACTCATTGCCGGAATCGCTTATCCGTACGGAAACTCAGACTTCGTCCCTTTTTCCAAACAATTTTTCTCAGGAGGAAGCAACAGTATCAGGGCATTCCGTGCAAGAACATTGGGACCGGGGAGTTTTGATCCCAGAACTTTACCGGAAGGAGGTTTCTTTGATCAGTCAGGAGATATTAAGCTGGAATTAAACGCCGAATATCGTGCTAATCTTTATAAATTTTTAAATGTTGCCGCCTTTGTTGATGCCGGAAATATATGGCTGATCAATAGTGATGAAAACAGACCCGGCGCCAAATTTTCAAAAGATTTTTTACAGGAAGTTGCGGTAGGTGCCGGAGTTGGTCTGAGACTTGATTTTTCTATCCTGATTTTGAGATTAGACTTAGCTATGCCATTAAGAGTTCCTTATTATGAAAAAGGGGACAGATGGACTTTCGATAAAATTAATTTCGGAGACCCAAGCTGGAGAAAAGACAATCTTATTTTAAATATTGCCATCGGATATCCTTTTTAA
- a CDS encoding SusD/RagB family nutrient-binding outer membrane lipoprotein — MKKIIIGSLVVLSLASCSESFDDLNVDPKKPTDVPGSFLFTSGVKNLFDQMGSTSVNSNIFRLVAQHWTETQYVTETNYDIRNRAIPEEHWNKMYGSVLYDLKKAKESVIVDPDLKAGEKKNQIAFITIAQVYAWQQMVDLFGNIPYSRALESLNNTRPVYDDAFTIYKDLLLKVTIAYNDIDSAYNGLSEDFIYNGDIVRWKKFASSLRFKLAMRIADFDPELSKKEAEAAYNAGLMSSNDDNFILKYENNTANANPLYADLVLSGRQDFVPSDTFVDYLNGLEDPRRSVYFDNNKTPYIGGIYGALNDYKDFTHIGKAFYKRDLKGDLMDYCEISFLLAEAKERGYNVGSTAADYYKQAIKASMEYWGISTSDVITYLTRADVDYSTASGTWREKIGKQFWIAMYNRGFEAWSVYRKYDAPELRLPAETKRPVPKRFTYPVTESNLNSSNYNQAATAIGGDQQQTKIFWDKY, encoded by the coding sequence ATGAAAAAAATAATAATTGGATCTCTTGTGGTTCTTTCTCTAGCTTCATGTTCTGAAAGTTTTGATGACCTGAATGTAGATCCTAAAAAACCAACTGATGTACCAGGTAGTTTTTTATTTACAAGTGGAGTGAAAAACTTATTTGATCAAATGGGGAGCACTAGTGTTAATAGCAATATTTTTAGATTAGTAGCACAGCATTGGACTGAAACTCAGTATGTAACGGAAACGAATTATGATATCAGAAACAGAGCAATACCTGAAGAACATTGGAATAAAATGTATGGTTCTGTTTTATATGATCTGAAGAAAGCAAAAGAATCTGTGATAGTTGATCCAGACCTTAAGGCTGGAGAAAAGAAAAATCAAATAGCATTTATTACCATTGCACAAGTATATGCTTGGCAGCAAATGGTGGACTTATTCGGAAATATTCCATATTCAAGAGCGCTGGAAAGTCTTAATAATACGAGGCCTGTTTATGATGATGCATTTACAATTTATAAAGATCTTTTATTAAAAGTAACCATAGCCTATAATGATATTGATTCGGCATATAATGGATTATCTGAAGATTTTATTTATAATGGTGATATAGTGAGATGGAAAAAATTTGCATCATCTCTCAGATTTAAATTGGCGATGAGAATTGCAGATTTTGACCCTGAATTGTCTAAAAAAGAAGCAGAAGCAGCATATAATGCAGGTTTGATGTCTTCCAATGATGATAATTTCATTCTTAAGTATGAAAATAATACAGCGAATGCAAATCCACTATATGCAGATTTAGTTTTAAGTGGACGACAAGATTTTGTTCCTTCAGATACATTTGTAGATTATCTAAATGGACTGGAAGATCCGAGAAGAAGTGTATATTTTGATAATAATAAAACACCATATATAGGTGGCATATACGGTGCGCTTAATGATTATAAGGATTTTACTCATATAGGTAAAGCGTTCTATAAAAGAGATCTGAAGGGGGATTTAATGGACTACTGTGAAATCTCATTCTTACTCGCAGAAGCTAAGGAAAGAGGATATAATGTTGGTTCTACAGCTGCTGACTATTATAAACAAGCTATCAAGGCAAGTATGGAATATTGGGGAATTTCTACATCCGATGTTATTACTTATCTTACAAGAGCTGACGTTGATTACTCTACAGCATCAGGTACATGGAGAGAAAAAATTGGAAAACAATTTTGGATTGCCATGTACAACAGAGGATTTGAAGCATGGTCGGTGTACAGGAAGTATGATGCACCAGAGCTAAGATTGCCGGCAGAAACTAAAAGACCGGTTCCTAAGAGATTTACCTATCCTGTTACTGAATCTAATCTAAATAGTAGTAACTATAATCAGGCAGCGACGGCAATTGGAGGAGATCAACAGCAAACCAAGATCTTTTGGGACAAATACTAA
- a CDS encoding SusC/RagA family TonB-linked outer membrane protein: MKKLNTSLLVLVLTSSIAVTNAQQKKDTMKTKEIEGVVVTALGIKREKRSLGYSTTEIKGDQVSNVPVANVSDALAGQVAGLNITQSGTMGGSANVVIRGIKSLTSSNQALIVVDGTPINNDTFNQANMSSGGGGYDYANGMADINPNDIESVNVLKGAAASALYGSRGMNGVVMITTKKGKKSRKIGVEFNSSITLGTVDKSTLPKYQHEYGGGTSGKSFYNVDLVNGYPDINGDGILDANIVNTYNDSSFGTRFDPNLLVYNWDSQYPYLPGYLKPTPWVAGKDPNMIWNTSAIYQNSIAFSAGNDKGKYRVGYTNFYQQGALVNSEIKKNTLDFSADYNFTDKLSLFTNISYINTRGKGRAYTGYEARNPMQGFRGWWNMGVDMNKQREAYALTRKNVTWNIQDWETQTVGYTDNYFFNRYENYETDTRNRYFGNVGLNYKFTDWLNFMGRYTFDTFDDIREERVAKGSSDQGRLSNGGNGEYYVMMQKVYEMNYDGIFNINKNLGSDFNLNGNLGFNLRRNKRYGMSIATNAGLKVPWLYSITNSAEPLTEKNLEDFDNTKTNIGLFAQASLGYKNMLFIDGSYRRDKSSTLPSSKRSYGYYSVSGSFVFSELLKNKDKINFGKVRFNYAEVGNDTDAYNLRNTYIFNPGFNDSFNASSSSISKNPELGPERMKEMEAGLEMGFFRNRLSFDVSVYKQKTEDLITPTDISGSSGFKKMWVNAGNIENKGIEARLTVVPVKTTNFTWELTGNWSKNKSTVTHINGDNDFLPLAKMWNVTSGAKLGESTGTIRGTDFVYLNGEKVVGKDGLYLTTKNTSPQEVIGDAIPKWRGSIMNTFRYKNFSLSFLIDMKKGGDVYSQDMAFGLLSGLYEETAGLNDLGKPLRNSLANGGGIILPGVKADGSPNDIRTGFTNVNNPYSSNRAPEKMYVYDGSFVKLRNVTISYKLPKEILENTFIESLTFSLIGRNLWIIHKNLPYSDPESLMTSGNAIGFQNGAHPTYKEIGASVKVEF; the protein is encoded by the coding sequence ATGAAGAAACTAAACACAAGTCTTCTTGTTTTAGTGTTAACTTCTTCTATAGCGGTCACAAATGCGCAGCAGAAGAAAGATACCATGAAAACAAAAGAAATCGAGGGTGTAGTGGTGACTGCACTCGGAATTAAAAGAGAGAAAAGATCTCTTGGATATTCCACAACAGAGATAAAGGGAGATCAGGTCTCTAATGTTCCTGTAGCGAATGTTTCAGATGCATTAGCTGGGCAGGTAGCTGGTTTGAATATTACACAATCAGGTACTATGGGAGGTTCTGCTAATGTTGTGATTAGAGGTATAAAATCACTTACATCCAGTAATCAAGCACTTATTGTAGTTGATGGTACTCCAATCAATAATGATACTTTTAACCAGGCAAATATGAGCTCCGGTGGAGGTGGATATGATTATGCTAATGGTATGGCAGATATTAATCCTAACGATATTGAAAGTGTAAACGTTCTTAAAGGTGCTGCGGCTTCTGCTCTTTATGGATCTAGAGGTATGAACGGAGTGGTAATGATTACTACTAAAAAAGGTAAAAAATCAAGAAAAATAGGGGTAGAATTTAACAGTTCCATTACGCTTGGAACAGTAGATAAATCAACGCTTCCTAAATATCAGCATGAATACGGAGGAGGTACTTCAGGAAAATCTTTCTATAATGTTGATTTGGTAAATGGATATCCCGATATTAATGGAGATGGTATTTTAGATGCTAATATTGTAAATACATATAATGACAGTTCATTTGGAACAAGATTCGATCCAAATTTATTAGTTTATAACTGGGATTCACAATACCCCTATTTACCTGGATATCTGAAACCAACACCGTGGGTAGCTGGGAAAGATCCCAATATGATCTGGAATACTTCTGCAATTTATCAGAATTCAATTGCTTTTTCTGCCGGAAACGATAAAGGAAAGTATAGAGTAGGATATACCAATTTCTACCAACAGGGAGCATTGGTAAATAGCGAAATTAAAAAAAACACTTTAGATTTTTCTGCAGATTATAATTTCACGGATAAACTGAGTCTATTTACTAATATATCATACATCAATACCAGAGGTAAAGGTAGAGCTTATACAGGATATGAGGCCAGAAATCCAATGCAGGGTTTTAGAGGTTGGTGGAATATGGGTGTTGATATGAATAAGCAGAGAGAAGCTTATGCATTAACGAGAAAAAATGTTACATGGAATATTCAGGATTGGGAAACTCAAACAGTAGGCTATACCGATAACTATTTCTTCAACAGATATGAGAATTATGAAACAGATACTAGAAATCGTTATTTTGGAAATGTAGGATTGAATTATAAGTTTACAGATTGGTTAAATTTCATGGGAAGGTATACTTTTGATACTTTTGATGATATCAGAGAGGAAAGAGTAGCTAAAGGTTCTTCTGATCAAGGACGTTTGAGTAATGGAGGGAACGGTGAATATTATGTTATGATGCAGAAAGTTTATGAGATGAACTATGACGGTATCTTCAATATTAATAAAAACCTTGGAAGTGATTTCAACCTTAATGGAAACCTTGGTTTTAACTTACGAAGGAATAAAAGATATGGAATGTCAATCGCCACGAATGCAGGGCTAAAAGTTCCATGGTTATATTCTATTACAAACTCTGCAGAGCCCTTAACTGAAAAGAATCTTGAAGATTTTGATAATACAAAAACTAATATTGGCTTATTCGCACAAGCTAGTTTAGGATATAAAAATATGTTGTTTATTGATGGGTCTTACAGGCGTGATAAATCGTCAACACTTCCTAGTAGTAAGCGCTCATATGGATATTATTCAGTATCTGGTAGCTTTGTATTTTCAGAACTCTTAAAGAATAAGGATAAAATCAATTTTGGTAAAGTTAGGTTCAATTATGCAGAAGTGGGTAATGATACCGATGCTTATAACTTGAGAAACACTTATATATTCAATCCCGGATTTAATGACTCATTTAATGCAAGCTCTTCCAGTATATCAAAGAATCCAGAATTAGGACCCGAAAGAATGAAGGAAATGGAAGCAGGTTTGGAAATGGGGTTTTTCAGAAATCGATTAAGTTTTGATGTATCTGTATATAAGCAAAAAACTGAAGACCTGATAACACCTACTGATATTTCAGGATCTTCAGGATTTAAAAAAATGTGGGTAAATGCCGGAAATATTGAAAATAAAGGTATTGAAGCCAGATTAACGGTGGTGCCAGTTAAAACAACTAATTTTACTTGGGAACTTACTGGAAACTGGTCCAAGAATAAATCTACTGTAACTCACATTAACGGAGACAATGACTTCTTACCACTTGCTAAGATGTGGAATGTTACATCTGGAGCAAAATTGGGAGAATCTACAGGAACAATCAGGGGAACTGATTTCGTATATCTTAACGGTGAAAAAGTTGTAGGAAAAGACGGATTATATTTGACAACCAAGAATACTTCTCCTCAGGAAGTTATTGGTGATGCTATTCCTAAATGGAGAGGAAGTATCATGAATACCTTTCGATATAAAAACTTTAGTCTTAGCTTCTTAATAGACATGAAGAAAGGAGGAGATGTTTATTCTCAGGATATGGCATTTGGATTATTGAGTGGACTATATGAAGAAACTGCCGGTCTGAATGATTTGGGAAAACCTTTGAGAAATAGTTTAGCTAACGGAGGAGGAATTATCCTTCCAGGAGTAAAAGCCGATGGTTCCCCTAATGATATAAGAACAGGTTTTACTAATGTTAACAACCCTTATAGTTCCAACAGAGCACCTGAAAAAATGTATGTTTATGACGGATCTTTTGTGAAATTGAGAAATGTTACCATTTCATATAAATTACCGAAGGAAATACTTGAAAATACATTTATTGAGAGTTTAACATTTTCTTTAATCGGGCGAAATTTATGGATTATTCATAAAAACTTACCTTATTCAGATCCTGAATCATTGATGACTTCCGGTAATGCTATTGGCTTCCAGAATGGTGCTCATCCAACTTATAAAGAAATAGGAGCAAGTGTAAAAGTTGAATTTTAA
- a CDS encoding SusD/RagB family nutrient-binding outer membrane lipoprotein, producing the protein MKNIIKISLVSACIGLALSSCQSDLTSLNDDPKHPSILPSENLLATGMYQSSYYMDNPSVNFNNYRFFTQQWAETQYPDETQYNLVTRNQPRGHFNRMYVYSINNLKQAKMNLKNEVETDDIRANKMATLEIEEIFIWENIVDTYGDVPYSEAFRPDEILTPKYDDAKTIYLDLIKRIDAATATIKPAVNGYNDLVYAGNMTKWKKFANSIKLRLGMNLADVDPALAKTTVESAIAGGVISSDDEAYKFKYDGGTFSNPVFDNLVASNRNDFVPSELTIKTMSALSDPRMDVWFTKVGGVYKGGVFGELNDPYTNYSQLSSYFRSATAPSNLLSYAEVAFLKAEAAARGFAAGGTAVDLYAAAVAESMRENGVSAANAATYIAANPLNIANWKQSIGTQAWIAMFNKGFASWNFTRRLDYPILVNPPKSNLSSVPYRMPYSDQEYVLNGANVKAAGDKIGGDKATTKLFWDKN; encoded by the coding sequence ATGAAAAATATTATAAAAATAAGTTTGGTGTCTGCATGTATTGGGTTGGCTTTAAGTTCATGTCAAAGTGATTTAACTTCTCTTAATGACGATCCTAAACACCCGTCAATTTTGCCTTCAGAAAATTTATTAGCTACGGGTATGTATCAATCATCCTATTATATGGATAACCCGAGTGTGAACTTTAATAATTACAGATTTTTTACACAGCAGTGGGCAGAAACGCAATATCCGGATGAAACTCAATATAACCTGGTAACGCGTAACCAGCCTCGTGGTCATTTTAACAGAATGTATGTTTACAGTATTAATAATCTGAAACAAGCAAAAATGAATCTGAAAAATGAGGTAGAGACTGATGATATTCGTGCCAATAAAATGGCAACCTTGGAAATTGAAGAAATTTTTATCTGGGAAAATATTGTTGATACCTATGGAGACGTTCCTTATTCTGAAGCCTTCAGACCAGATGAAATCTTAACCCCAAAATATGATGATGCCAAAACCATTTATCTTGATCTGATCAAAAGGATTGATGCTGCTACGGCAACGATAAAGCCGGCTGTTAACGGTTATAATGATCTGGTTTATGCAGGGAATATGACGAAATGGAAGAAGTTCGCGAATTCTATTAAACTGAGATTAGGAATGAACCTGGCAGATGTTGATCCCGCACTGGCTAAAACTACGGTTGAATCTGCTATTGCTGGCGGTGTTATTTCTTCTGATGATGAAGCTTACAAATTCAAATATGATGGAGGCACATTCTCTAATCCGGTATTTGATAACCTTGTAGCTTCAAACAGAAATGACTTTGTGCCCAGTGAGCTTACTATTAAAACTATGAGTGCGCTTTCAGATCCAAGAATGGACGTATGGTTTACAAAAGTTGGTGGAGTTTATAAAGGTGGAGTTTTCGGGGAATTAAATGATCCTTATACCAACTACTCTCAGCTAAGTTCTTACTTTAGAAGTGCTACTGCACCGTCAAACTTACTAAGTTATGCAGAAGTAGCATTCTTAAAAGCAGAGGCAGCAGCAAGAGGATTTGCAGCAGGAGGTACGGCTGTTGATCTTTATGCCGCAGCTGTAGCTGAATCTATGAGAGAGAATGGGGTAAGTGCAGCCAATGCAGCAACATATATTGCAGCTAATCCTTTAAATATTGCCAACTGGAAACAGTCTATCGGTACACAAGCATGGATTGCTATGTTTAACAAAGGTTTTGCAAGCTGGAATTTTACAAGACGTTTAGATTATCCGATCTTAGTAAATCCTCCAAAATCGAATTTGTCTTCTGTGCCGTATAGAATGCCTTATTCAGATCAGGAATACGTGTTGAACGGAGCAAACGTTAAAGCTGCCGGTGATAAAATTGGCGGTGATAAAGCAACCACGAAACTTTTCTGGGACAAAAACTAA